One genomic window of Vidua macroura isolate BioBank_ID:100142 chromosome 16, ASM2450914v1, whole genome shotgun sequence includes the following:
- the COG7 gene encoding conserved oligomeric Golgi complex subunit 7 isoform X1: MDFSRFLSDEFEVKGWVNAAFRAVQQEAPGKVDAHAATLVMKLQLFIQEVNNAVEETSHQALQNMPRVLREVEVLKQEATFLKEQMILVKEDIKKFEEDTAQSMQVLVEIDRVKSRMQLAAESLQEADKWSTLSADIEETLKTQDVSLISAKLTSMQSSLAMLVDTPDYSEKCVHLEALKNRLEAMASPQIVAAFNSQSVDQAKMFVKVFTEIDRMPQLLAYYYKCHKVQLVAVWQELCQSDLSLTRQLTELYDTLLGTWHAQLQWAAQVFKNPYEVVTVLLIQTLGALVPSIPVCLSTAMDRTGQDTKLTQLLELHDATVHFAKGLEVAMLPHLQEQNLVKVMELVEVVYAPYKPYQFEYGDLEEENLLIQISAVPLEHWEVIDCVQELNHSVSKLFMLAAGAIDSCVTLTDGLGVCGLLKALKALFSKYTSDFTNTLQSIRKKCKLDDVLADSLFQEDWTAFQNSVRIISICGELLHQCGDFEQQLANRILSTAGKYLSDSYSPCSFSGFQDTSSAEKKSSIKNPWQEYNYLLKENPSEYASLMETLYTLKEKGTSNHNLLSSSRAALARLNQLSHQLAFDSVFLRIKQQLLLVPRMEGWSSGGIGETLTDDLPNFSLTPLEYISNIGQYIMSLPLHLEPFVTQEDSALELALHAGKLPYPPEQGEELPELDNVADYWLGSIARATMQTYCEVILQIPQLTPHSTKQLATDMDYLINVMDALGLQPSRTLQNIVTLLKAKPEEFRQAAKSLPRRMAAGIAAMRGLEG, encoded by the exons ATGGACTTCTCGCGGTTCCTGTCGGACGAGTTCGAGGTGAAGGGCTGGGTGAACGCGGCGTTCCGCGCCGTGCAGCAGGAGGCCCCGGGCAAGGTGGACGCGCACGCCGCCACGCTGGTGATGAAGCTGCAGCTCTTCATCCAGGAGGTCAACAACGCCGTGGAAG AAACAAGCCATCAGGCTCTCCAGAACATGCCCAGAGTCCTCCGGGAGGTGGAAGTCTTGAAACAGGAGGCAACATTCCTGAAGGAGCAGATGATCCTTGTTAAAGAGGATATAAAGAAGTTTGAGGAAGACACAGCTCAGTCCATGCAG GTCCTGGTGGAGATTGACCGGGTGAAGTCCAGGATGCAGTTGGCTGCAGAGTCACTTCAGGAAGCAGACAAATGGAGCACGCTAAGTGCAGATATTGAAGAGACTCTTAAAACACAG GACGTGTCCCTGATCTCAGCCAAGCTGACGAGcatgcagagcagcctggccatgCTGGTGGACACGCCGGACTACTCAGAGAAGTGTGTGCACCTGGAGGCCCTGAAGAACCGGCTGGAGGCCATGGCCAGCCCGCAGATTGTTGCTGCTTTCAACTCCCAGTCTGTAG atCAGGCAAAAATGTTTGTTAAAGTCTTCACTGAAATTGATCGGATGCCCCAGCTTCTTGCTTATTATTACAAGTGTCACAAG GTGCAGCTGGTGGCCGTGTGGCAGGAGCTTTGCCAGAGCGACTTGAGCTTGACGCGCCAGCTGACCGAGCTGTACGACACCCTCCTGGGGACCTGGCACGCCCAGCTCcagtgggcagcacag GTTTTCAAGAACCCCTATGAAGTCGTGACTGTGCTGTTGATTCAAACCCTGGGAGCTCTGGTGCCTTCCATCCCTGTGTGTCTCAGCACTGCCATGGACAGGACGGGCCAGGACACCAAGCTGacccagctgctggagctccacGATGCCACCGTCCACTTCGCCAAGGGGCTGGAGGTAGCCATGCTGCCACACCTCC AGGAGCAGAACCTGGTGAAAGTGATGGAGCTCGTGGAAGTGGTGTATGCTCCCTACAAGCCCTATCAATTCGAGTATGGAGACCTGGAAGAAGAGAATCTCCTCATCCAGATCAGTGCAGTGCCCTTG GAGCATTGGGAAGTGATTGATTGTGTCCAGGAACTGAACCACTCGGTCAGCAAACTCTTCATGCTGGCGGCCGGCGCCATCGACAGCTGCGTCACGCTCACGGATGGCCTGGGGGTGTGTGGGCTGCTGAAGGCCCTGAAGGCTCTCTTCTCCAA GTATACATCTGACTTCACAAACACCCTGCAGTCTATACGAAAGAAATGTAAACTGGATGATGTCCTGGCAGATTCCCTCTTCCAGGAGGACTGGACTGCATTCCAAAACTCTGTCCG GATAATTTCCATTTGTGGTGAACTCCTTCATCAGTGTGGAGACTTTGAGCAGCAGCTGGCCAACAG GATTTTGTCAACTGCTGGGAAGTATCTCTCAGACTCCTACAGCCCTTgcagtttttctggttttcaggaCACCagttctgcagaaaagaagagCTCCATAAAAAATCCTTGGCAGGAATACAATTACCTCTTGAAGGAGAATCCATCCGAGTACGCCAGCCTTATGGAAACACTTTACACTCTGAAG GAGAAAGGCACCAGTAACCACAACCTGCTGTCGTCGTCGCGAGCGGCCCTGGCCCGCCTGAACCAGCTGTCCCACCAGCTGGCCTTCGACTCCGTGTTCCTGCGCatcaagcagcagctgctgctggttccCAGGATGGAG GGCTGGAGTTCTGGTGGCATTGGTGAGACCCTGACAGATGACCTGCCAAACTTCAGCCTGACCCCTCTGGAATATATCAGCAAT ATTGGGCAATACATTATGTCTCTTCCTCTGCACCTTGAGCCATTTGTCACTCAAGAGGATTCTGCATTGGAGCTGGCATTACATGCTGGAAAACTGCCATACCCCCCAGAGCAAG gagaggagctgcccGAGCTGGACAACGTGGCTGACTACTGGCTGGGCTCCATCGCCAGGGCCACCATGCAGACGTACTGCGAGGTCATCCTGCAGATCCCACAGCTCACACCACACTCCACCAAGCAGCTGGCCACAGACATGG ATTACCTCATAAACGTGATGGATGCCCTGGGCCTGCAGCCCTCACGGACGCTGCAGAACATTGTAACTCTGCTGAAGGCCAAGCCAGAGGAGTTCCGCCAGGCTGCCAAGAGCCTGCCCCGCCGGATGGCCGCTGGCATCGCGGCCATGAGGGGCCTGGAGGGTTag
- the COG7 gene encoding conserved oligomeric Golgi complex subunit 7 isoform X2, producing MPRVLREVEVLKQEATFLKEQMILVKEDIKKFEEDTAQSMQVLVEIDRVKSRMQLAAESLQEADKWSTLSADIEETLKTQDVSLISAKLTSMQSSLAMLVDTPDYSEKCVHLEALKNRLEAMASPQIVAAFNSQSVDQAKMFVKVFTEIDRMPQLLAYYYKCHKVQLVAVWQELCQSDLSLTRQLTELYDTLLGTWHAQLQWAAQVFKNPYEVVTVLLIQTLGALVPSIPVCLSTAMDRTGQDTKLTQLLELHDATVHFAKGLEVAMLPHLQEQNLVKVMELVEVVYAPYKPYQFEYGDLEEENLLIQISAVPLEHWEVIDCVQELNHSVSKLFMLAAGAIDSCVTLTDGLGVCGLLKALKALFSKYTSDFTNTLQSIRKKCKLDDVLADSLFQEDWTAFQNSVRIISICGELLHQCGDFEQQLANRILSTAGKYLSDSYSPCSFSGFQDTSSAEKKSSIKNPWQEYNYLLKENPSEYASLMETLYTLKEKGTSNHNLLSSSRAALARLNQLSHQLAFDSVFLRIKQQLLLVPRMEGWSSGGIGETLTDDLPNFSLTPLEYISNIGQYIMSLPLHLEPFVTQEDSALELALHAGKLPYPPEQGEELPELDNVADYWLGSIARATMQTYCEVILQIPQLTPHSTKQLATDMDYLINVMDALGLQPSRTLQNIVTLLKAKPEEFRQAAKSLPRRMAAGIAAMRGLEG from the exons ATGCCCAGAGTCCTCCGGGAGGTGGAAGTCTTGAAACAGGAGGCAACATTCCTGAAGGAGCAGATGATCCTTGTTAAAGAGGATATAAAGAAGTTTGAGGAAGACACAGCTCAGTCCATGCAG GTCCTGGTGGAGATTGACCGGGTGAAGTCCAGGATGCAGTTGGCTGCAGAGTCACTTCAGGAAGCAGACAAATGGAGCACGCTAAGTGCAGATATTGAAGAGACTCTTAAAACACAG GACGTGTCCCTGATCTCAGCCAAGCTGACGAGcatgcagagcagcctggccatgCTGGTGGACACGCCGGACTACTCAGAGAAGTGTGTGCACCTGGAGGCCCTGAAGAACCGGCTGGAGGCCATGGCCAGCCCGCAGATTGTTGCTGCTTTCAACTCCCAGTCTGTAG atCAGGCAAAAATGTTTGTTAAAGTCTTCACTGAAATTGATCGGATGCCCCAGCTTCTTGCTTATTATTACAAGTGTCACAAG GTGCAGCTGGTGGCCGTGTGGCAGGAGCTTTGCCAGAGCGACTTGAGCTTGACGCGCCAGCTGACCGAGCTGTACGACACCCTCCTGGGGACCTGGCACGCCCAGCTCcagtgggcagcacag GTTTTCAAGAACCCCTATGAAGTCGTGACTGTGCTGTTGATTCAAACCCTGGGAGCTCTGGTGCCTTCCATCCCTGTGTGTCTCAGCACTGCCATGGACAGGACGGGCCAGGACACCAAGCTGacccagctgctggagctccacGATGCCACCGTCCACTTCGCCAAGGGGCTGGAGGTAGCCATGCTGCCACACCTCC AGGAGCAGAACCTGGTGAAAGTGATGGAGCTCGTGGAAGTGGTGTATGCTCCCTACAAGCCCTATCAATTCGAGTATGGAGACCTGGAAGAAGAGAATCTCCTCATCCAGATCAGTGCAGTGCCCTTG GAGCATTGGGAAGTGATTGATTGTGTCCAGGAACTGAACCACTCGGTCAGCAAACTCTTCATGCTGGCGGCCGGCGCCATCGACAGCTGCGTCACGCTCACGGATGGCCTGGGGGTGTGTGGGCTGCTGAAGGCCCTGAAGGCTCTCTTCTCCAA GTATACATCTGACTTCACAAACACCCTGCAGTCTATACGAAAGAAATGTAAACTGGATGATGTCCTGGCAGATTCCCTCTTCCAGGAGGACTGGACTGCATTCCAAAACTCTGTCCG GATAATTTCCATTTGTGGTGAACTCCTTCATCAGTGTGGAGACTTTGAGCAGCAGCTGGCCAACAG GATTTTGTCAACTGCTGGGAAGTATCTCTCAGACTCCTACAGCCCTTgcagtttttctggttttcaggaCACCagttctgcagaaaagaagagCTCCATAAAAAATCCTTGGCAGGAATACAATTACCTCTTGAAGGAGAATCCATCCGAGTACGCCAGCCTTATGGAAACACTTTACACTCTGAAG GAGAAAGGCACCAGTAACCACAACCTGCTGTCGTCGTCGCGAGCGGCCCTGGCCCGCCTGAACCAGCTGTCCCACCAGCTGGCCTTCGACTCCGTGTTCCTGCGCatcaagcagcagctgctgctggttccCAGGATGGAG GGCTGGAGTTCTGGTGGCATTGGTGAGACCCTGACAGATGACCTGCCAAACTTCAGCCTGACCCCTCTGGAATATATCAGCAAT ATTGGGCAATACATTATGTCTCTTCCTCTGCACCTTGAGCCATTTGTCACTCAAGAGGATTCTGCATTGGAGCTGGCATTACATGCTGGAAAACTGCCATACCCCCCAGAGCAAG gagaggagctgcccGAGCTGGACAACGTGGCTGACTACTGGCTGGGCTCCATCGCCAGGGCCACCATGCAGACGTACTGCGAGGTCATCCTGCAGATCCCACAGCTCACACCACACTCCACCAAGCAGCTGGCCACAGACATGG ATTACCTCATAAACGTGATGGATGCCCTGGGCCTGCAGCCCTCACGGACGCTGCAGAACATTGTAACTCTGCTGAAGGCCAAGCCAGAGGAGTTCCGCCAGGCTGCCAAGAGCCTGCCCCGCCGGATGGCCGCTGGCATCGCGGCCATGAGGGGCCTGGAGGGTTag